The proteins below are encoded in one region of Panulirus ornatus isolate Po-2019 chromosome 4, ASM3632096v1, whole genome shotgun sequence:
- the LOC139765832 gene encoding uncharacterized protein isoform X2 has translation MGFRLVEEMETTQPARYDSGWRPDPAHAGDGDNEEESQTEDEETGAEEEEEGEEEEEEEEEEEEEEEEEEESSEEDSDEDEEEEEEEEEEEEEENDEVKDMGKEEDEEGEGDKKSAGIEEEEEEEEKKSAGIEEEEEGEEEEGEKKSAGIEEEEEGEEEEEEEGEEEEEEGEEEEEEGEEEEEEEEGEEEEEEEGEEEEKEGEEEEGDKKSAGIKEEEEEEGGIEEEEEEEATERTYQGEPEGEPEDPQAVENEGKSLSRDPQQQQTGKDKRDNEGEERTGNAIPGERVSQGTAQARTRAAPPPLLRYLVAPRADGVARTSTRATVLRDPVIVTSSSCAVWAGCSRQGCACA, from the coding sequence CACGCTACGACTCCGGCTGGCGGCCTGACCCAGCCCACGCCGGGGATGGAGACAACGAAGAGGAGAGCCAGACGGAGGACGAAGAGACAggagcggaggaagaggaggagggggaagaagaagaagaagaagaagaagaagaagaagaagaagaggaagaagaagaagagagcagTGAAGAAgatagtgatgaagatgaagaagaagaagaggaggaggaggaagaggaagaggaggaaaatgatgAGGTGAAGGATATggggaaggaagaagatgaagagggggagggagacaagAAATCAGCAGggatagaggaggaagaggaggaggaagaaaagaagtcagcagggatagaggaggaggaggaaggtgaagaggaggagggagaaaagaagTCAGcggggatagaggaggaggaggaaggggaagaggaggaggaggaggaaggggaagaggaggaggaggaaggggaagaggaggaggaggaaggggaagaggaggaggaggaggaggaaggggaagaggaggaggaggaggaaggggaagaggaggagaaggaaggggaagaggaggagggagacaagaAGTCAGCAGGgataaaggaggaagaggaggaagaagggggaatagaagaggaagaggaagaagaagcaacGGAGAGGACTTACCAGGGGGAACCTGAAGGAGAGCCGGAAGATCCTCAGGCGGTGGAGAACGAGGGGAAGAGTCTCTCTCGCGATCCTCAACAGCAACAAACCGGGAAAGATAAGAGGGATAACGAGGGAGAGGAAAGAACGGGAAATGCAATCCCAGGGGAGCGCGTCAGCCAGGGCACGGCCCAAGCCAGAACACGGGCAGCACCTCCGCCGTTACTACGGTACCTGGTGGCACCCAGAGCAGATGGAGTGGCTCGGACGTCCACAAGAGCCACCGTTCTGCGCGACCCTGTCATTGTGACATCCTCCTCTTGTGCAGTCTGGGCCGGGTGTAGCCGCCAGGGGTGTGCGTGCGCCTGA